The Prosthecomicrobium sp. N25 nucleotide sequence GCACTGCCGTCCTGGTCGACGAGGAGCACTGCCTGAACTTCCTCGGCCTGCGCTGCGACGTCTGCTACCGGGTCTGCCCGGCGATCGACGAGGCGATCACGCTCGAGACGGAATCGAACAGCCGGACCGGCAAGCACGCCGTGTTCCGTCCGACCGTCCATGCCGAGAAGTGCACAGGCTGCGGCAAGTGCGAGAAGTCCTGCGTGCTGGAGGAGGCGGCCATCAAGGTCCTGCCGCGCCGGCTCGCGCGCGGGCGCCCGGGCGAGCACTACCGGCTCGGCTGGAAGGAGTTCGAGAAGAACCAGGGTCCGCTCGTGCCGGGCATCCAGGGATTGCCGGTGCGGCGGCCGGAGGGCGGCCTGTGAGCGACCGCTCCTTCTTCGCCCGCCACCGCTGGCTGCTCGCCCGCCGCCTCTCGCAGGCCGGCGTGCTCGGCCTGTTCCTGGCCGGCCCGCTGCTCGGGATCTCCATCGCCAAGGGCTCGCTCGCCTCCTCGATGACCCTCGGCCTGCTGCCGCTGACCGACCCGCTCGTGCTCCTCCAGTCGATCGCGGCGGGGCATGGGCCGGCCGCGACGGCGCTCGCCGGGGCCGCCATCGTGGCGGCCTTCTACGCGCTCGTCTCGGGGCGGGCCTATTGCGCCTGGGTCTGCCCGGTCAACCCGGTGACGGACGCGGCGCATTGGCTGCGCGAGCGGCTCGGGATCCAGTCCAAGGGCTGGCAGCCGCGCCCGGCGACGCGGCTCTGGATGCTCGCCATGGTGGTCGCCGGGTCGGCCCTGTCCGGGATGGTCCTGTGGGAGCTGGTCAACCCGGTCACGATGCTGTTCCGCGGCCTCGTCTTCGGGCTCGGCTTCGCCTGGACGCTGGTGCTCGCGGTGTTCGTGCTCGACCTCCTGGTCGCGCGGCGCGGCTGGTGCTCGCATCTCTGCCCGGTCGGTGCCGCCTACGGCCTCCTCGGTGCGCGTTCGCTGGTGAGGGTCTCCGCCACCGACCGCGCCGCTTGCGACGACTGCATGGACTGTTTCGCGGTCTGCCCCGAGCCGCAGGTGATCGTGCCGGCCCTGAAGGGCGCGGGCCGCGGCCACGGACCGGTGATCCTCGACCGCGACTGCACCACATGCGGCCGCTGCATAGACGTCTGCAACAAGTCCGTCTTCCGCTTCACCCATCGCTTCGACGACCGCGAAGGCCCCGCCGGCGCGGCACCCACCCGCGAGGTAACCCCATGAACAAGTTCGTGACGATCGCGACGCTCGCCGCCGCGCTGGCGGTCCTGGGCACCGGGATCGGCGTCTCGCAGCAGACCGGCCAGGAGCTCAAGGGGCTGCGCGGGGGTGTGGCGCCGGAGGTCGACCTGGCGCCCGGCGACGTGCCGAAGCAGGACACCGCCGGCCGCTTCTCGCGCGCCTACCGCCAGCAGCCGCCGCTGATCCCGCACCAGATCGACCGCTACCAGATCGACTGGCGCACCAACCAGTGCCTCGGCTGTCACGACTGGTCGGTCGCCGCCAAGCAGGGCGCGCCGACCCTGTCGATGACCCACTACCTGGACCGCGACGGCCGGCAGCTCGACTCCATCCCGGGGACCCGCTGGTTCTGCAACCAGTGCCACGTGCCGCAGGCCGACACGAAGGAGCTGGTCACCAACACCTTCAAGCCGTCCACCGACGTGAAGTGACGGGGCAGGCCACATGACCGAGATCAGCACGCCCTCGCCGGCCCCGCGGGCCGGCCTCCTCCGCCGGACCTGGGATTTCGTCCGCCGGCCCGCCGCCACGATCGCGCTCGGGACCCTCCTGGTCGTCGGCTTCGGCGCCGGCATCCTGTTCTGGGGCGGGTTCCACTGGGCGCTGGAGATGACCAACACCGAAAAGTTCTGCATCGGCTGCCACGAAATGGAGGAGAACGTCTTCGCCGAGTACAAGCAGACGATCCATTATCAGAACCACTCCGGCGTCCGCGCGACCTGCCCGGATTGCCATGTCCCGCGCGAATGGCAGCACAAGATCGTCCGCAAGATCCAGGCCTCGAAGGAGCTTTACGGCCACTTCATCACCGGCTCGATCTGGACCAAGGAGAAGTTCGAGGCGAACCGCATCCATCTGGCGCAGAGCGAGTGGCGGCGCATGAAGGCCGCCGACAGCCGCGAGTGCCGCAACTGCCACGCCTTCGAGTACATGGACTTCACCAAGCAGGAGACCCGGGCCGGGCGGCGGCACCAGGAGGCCGTGGACACCGGCAAGACCTGCATCGACTGCCACCAGGGCATCGCCCATCGCCTGCCCCAGGGCGGGCGGGACGCCTACGAGGAGGCGGTCAAGGACCTGCAGCAGGGGGCGGCGGTCCAGGGCCTCGAACGCTACGCCGCCGGGCTCGGCCGGTAGCCCGCCCGGGTTCGACCTCTCGCGGGATCTTCGTTTCTGCCGGGCCCGGGCTTGCCCCAAGCATCCGACCCCGGCAACCACGGACCGGATCGGGATCCGGTTCGACCCGCTGCTCTACTGCTCTACTCGGGCAGCGCTTGCAGCGTGAAGGCCGCGTCGAGGAGCGGGCTGAGGGGCACGCCGACCGGATCGAACCAGCGGGCATGCAACCGGCGGATCTCGCCGGACCGGCTGAGGTCCGCCAGCGTGCGGTTCACCACCAGCCGGAACGACGAATCGTTGCGGGGCAGCATGATCCCATACGGGTCGTAGGTCAGGAGGCGGCCGACCACCGCCAGCTCGCCCTTCGCCGGCGACCGCGACAGGAGCCCGAACAGGATGACGTCGTCGGTCGCCACGGCGTCGACGCGGCCGCCCTCCAGGGCAGCACCGGCTTCGGCATAGCCCGGGAACGCCACCAGCCGAAGGTCCTTCAGCGTGCCCGCATCGATCATGGCTTTCACGGCCTTCTCGTTGGTGGAGCCGCCGACGACGCCGATCGACTTGCCCTGAAGATCCTCGATCTCGCGCGCCCCGGCCGCCTTGCGGACGAGCAGTCGCGTGCCGGTCGTGAAGGTGATGGCCGAGAAGTCCACCTGCTCCTGGCGCGCGAGGGTGTTGGTGGTCGATCCGCATTCCATGTCGACCTTGCCCTCGGCAACCATCGAGAGGCGGTTCTGGGGGGTCACGAGCACATAGGCCACCTGCAGGTCGGGCCGCTTCAGCGCCGACCGGATCCGCTCGGCGACGGCATTGCAGAGATCGATCGCATAGCCCACCGGGCGCTTGCCTTCGTCGTAGAAGGAGAACGGAACGGACGCGTCCCGGTGGCCGATCGTGATGGTGCCGCGCTCGTTGATCCTTTTCAGCGTACCCGAAAGCTCGTCCCCCCGGACCTCGCCGAAGCCACCGATCAATGCGGCGATCACAGCAACAGGATACGCGATCGCAGGCATGGTTCTGGTCTTGCAAGCTTCGTGCATGGACCTCTCCCCCAGACGCTTCATGTGGACCACGAGCCTTGCGACGATTCTAAGGTCGCCTGCTGTCTATATTAGTCTTTGAGAATGAACCAATGCTGGAATTCCAACAAGTGCTCCAGCTGCGGTCCGCATTTGCACGTAACAAACCACGAGAACGGACTTGTACTTACATCCGTAGCACCAGGATCTATGAAGAGCAGGATGTTGCGGCTCCCCCGCCATCCGGGCCCGATCCTGGCGCAATCATCGCAGGCACGGCGTCCCCCGAACGCCCGGGATCGGGCGCCCGGCCGGAGGACCCGTCCGTGAGGGGGTCGGGCCCCCCGTGATCGCCGGGGCCTCAGTGGCCTTTGAACACCAGGGTCTGCACCGGCAGCATGATCGCCTGAATCCGCAGGATCAGGGCATGCACGAGCGCGACCGTGTCGACGAGGTGCAGGAAGACCCAGCGGCCGGTCGAGATGTTCGGGTCCTGCAGGGCCTCGTGGTTGCTCGTATAGGCGTTCGCCACGCAGGCGCTGCCGGGCGGCAGGTCGTCCGTCCCGCCGGCGAAGAGCGGCTCCATGAAGACCGTGATGGTGCCGCCTAAGCCACCGATCTTGGACGGGTCGACCAGGACGTCCGTCGGCCGGACCTGGCCGGAGGCGATCACATCCTGCACCTCGGTCACGACCATCGGGATGATGGCCATGGGCTTCGCCGCGCAGGTGATCTCCGCGATCATGCCGGGCTTCATCACCTGCGCCTCGATCTGGCCGAAGCCGGCGACCACGGCACGCCGTCCGCTCGTGGCCGGAATGAGGATGCCGGCCGGGCGCATGAACGGGTTGACGATGTCGCCGACCTTCAGGGTGAACTGCTCCAGGCGGCCGTCGACGCCGGCCTTCACGACCGTCTTGGCCAGTTCCACCTGCGCCTGGGCGAGCGCCGCCTCCGCGCTCGCCTTCTGGGACGGAAGCAGCGTGGAGAGCTGGACTTCCAACGATTGCTTGTTGACCCGGGCCGTCTGCACGGCGGCCTGACGGCCGTCGACCTGCACCTTCAGGCGCTCCACCTCGCGCACCGAGACCGTCGCCGCGTTTCGGCGGAGCAGCTCGGCGCGGGTGTCGTATTCGTTCTGCGCCTGCTCGAGCGCCGCCTCCGCTTCGGCGATCCTCGAATCCGCCGCCCCGAGTTCGACCTGGGCGACCTTCATGGCCGCCTCCGTCTCCTCGATCTTGCGCCGCGCCGTGTCGACTGCCGCCCTCTGCGTCGAATCGTCGAGGCGGAAGATCGGATCGCCCGCTTTCACCTCGCCGCGGATGTCACGATAGACCTCCGCGACGCGGCCGGACCCGTCCGGCAGGATCGGGATCGAACGGAACAGCGTCGCCACGTTGGTGCTCGCCGGGTGGAAATAGAAGATGACGGTAATCAGCATGACCGTGAGGAACAGGCATCCGGTGATGCCGTAGCGGAGTTCGTACCACACGGAATAGATCGTGATCTCTCTGCCGAAGCGCTTGCCCTGGACGAAGCGCCGATAGAGCCAGTCCGGCAGGAGCGTGAACATGGAACAGAGCATCAGCTCGAGCATGGATCAGGCCTTCTTTGCCAGGGCTTCGACGCGGTCGTGGGCGACGGGGTGCGCGTCCTTCGCGGCCGGGGTCTCGGGAGCCGGAGCAGCCTCCTGCTCGGGCGGCGGCCCGGAGTTGTGCGCGATGCGGCTGAGCGAGGACGCCATGCTGTTGATGGGCGTCATGAAGTCCGGAAGGTCGATGAAGGCGAGCAGCAGCCCTGCGATCCAGAAGAGGTGGTTGTGCGTGAAGAGCGAGATGAGCGCGAGCACGCCCACGATCTCCAGCTGTGCCTTCTGGCTTCCGTGCAGCATGTGCTCCGGAAGGGCGTGGAGCTTGAAGTAGAACACGCCGATCCCGATCAGGCTGAGCACGAGCACGACGACCATGATGCTGAGCAGGGTGTCGCTCTGCCCGGGCCCCGTGATGAAGAAGGGGAGGTGCCCCGTGGCGGCAGGGTTGATGGCTTCCGACGTCATGTTGGGTACTCCGGAACCGTTGTCTTGTGCTTGGCCTGATTCGTGCCCGGGGACTCGGATGCGCCGCCGGCGCGCCCGACGATGGGGAAGCCCTCGCCGCCGACGATGCTGGCTTTCACGGATGGGATCACGGGAAGCTCCCTTGGAGGCGCGACCCGGAAAGGACCGGCCGGCGCTCGCATCGGTCGGGCGGCGGGACCGGTGTCCCCGCGGCGAATCGGTTCAGCGCCAGGGCGCATCGTCCCGGGTGAGGGAGAGGCCGGCGTCGCCCTCCTCCCGCAGGTCGGCCACCCGGCCGGAAACGGTCTGATGCGGCACGGCCATGACCCGGTCTCCTTCGAGCACCAAGACATCGAGCGCCCGCGCCGGTTTCCGGGGCAGCCCGCCCGAAAAGATATTGTGAATGCTCAAGGAAATGCACCGAGATCTCCTTGCGGGAGCAAAAATATCAGTGGCATCCCGTAAGCGAAAGTCCGCAAATCGACTGATACCCCGGCATGCGGGCAACGCGTCCCGTGCCCATCGCCTCGCCGGTCGTCGCAGCCGGCCCGCCCACGCCGACACGCAAGCGCGGGCCGTTCAGTAGACCTGTTCGACGACCTTCACCACGTAGCGGGACGGCTCGTAGTCTCCCCGCTTCTGGCGCTTCGGCAGCTCGATCTTGTCGCGCTTGGGTCGCTTGTAGGGGATCAGCTTGAGGATGTGGTTGATGACGTTCAGGCGTGCCTTGCGCTTGCTGTCGGAGGGGACCACGTACCAGGGCGCCCAGGGACTGTCGGATTTCTCGAACATTTCGTCGCGTGCGCGGGAGTAGTCGTACCAACGCTTGTAGGATTCGAGGTCCATGGGCGAGAGCTTCCAGATCTTGCGCGGATCGTTGATGCGCTCCTCCATGCGGCGCGTCTGTTCCTCTTCGCCGACCTCCATCCAGAACTTGATCAGGATGACGCCGGACTCGACGATCGCCTTCTCGACGGCCGGAACGGCGTCCAGGAACTTGCGCGCCTGCTCCTCCGTGCAAAAGCCCATCACGCGCTCCACGCCGGCGCGGTTGTACCAGGACCGGTCGAAGATCACGACCTCGCCGGCCGCCGGCAGGTGCGGCAGGTAGCGCTGGAGGTACATCTGCGAGCGTTCGCGGTCGCTCGGCGCAGGCAGGGCCACCACGCGGAAGGTGCGGGGGCTGACCCGCTCCATGATCGCCTTGATGGTGCCGCCCTTGCCGGCTCCGTCGCGGCCCTCGAACAGGATGCAGACCTTGAGGCCCTCCTGCTTGACCCATTCCTGCAGGGCGACCAGCTCGCCGTGCAGGCGGGCGAGTTCCTTGTCGTAGTCCGCGCGCTTCAGCTTGCCGCTTGCCGGTTCGGGCGAAGGCTCGGTCGCCTCGGCGACGGCCCGGTCGTTCTTCTTGGCCATGCTCGTCCTCTCTCCGGAGGACTTCTCCCCCGCCGAATGGGGCATGCTGACATGCTTTTCCGGCCCTGCTTGATCGCGTGGGCCTGCGGGGGCTCCTGAGGGAGGGCGGGCACCGGGGATGGAACGGAACGGACCTCTGACGATCTCCCGCCTACCCGCACGAGGGTGCCCTCGGTCCGGTCCGGGCGCGCTCGTGTCGACCGGGGGAGGTCCGAAGGTCCCGTGCGTGCCCTCGTGGGTCTTGCGGCGGCGCCCGATGCAGTATCCAGCCGATCTGCCGGCACTGGCAAGCATCGTCCCGCAGGGATGAAAGGCCCCTTGTGAGACGATCTGCAACTCATCGTGGAGACGTTCCCCTGCGATGACGGAATATCTACAATAAACGCAACAATAATTTCTTCCTAATCCGCCAGAGTTACCAATTCTGGGACGCCGCCGCCTAAGAGAACTTCCGGATGTCCCAAACAATCAAGCACGTTATGGCCACGGCGCCACATTCGGTTTTCCGTGAGAAGTGCCGATAGGCATTTCTACCGAGATCGTCGCACGAATACTTTGCCGGAGGGGCGCCATGAACCACAAGCCAGCCGACGACCACCGCATCGACCACTTCTTCTCCATGCCCTCCGCGCGGGCCGACGGCTGGCGCGCGCTCGCCGACGTGGCGGGCGCCTGGGCCGACGGCAGGGCCGCTGTGGGCGCCGTCGCGGAGGCCTTCGCGACGGCGACCGGCATGGAGGACTTCCACGCCTTCCCGGGCGCCCGGCTCCTCGCGGCGCTGAAGGAGCGGCTCGCCGCCGGCGAGGCCAAGGGCTTCGCGGCCCTGGCGCGGCGCCTCTCCGCCGCCATCGTCACCCGCGACTACAAGTACGACCCGGCCGAATGGGAGACCGGCGACGAGACCGGCGACACGCCGGCCGACATCCTGCCCCCGACCCTCGGCCGGGGCGAGGCGCGCCGGCCCTATTTCGAGATGCTGCTGGTCACGCCCGGCGCTGCGGTCAAGGGCGCCGAGCAGTCGGCCGAGCTGCGGCGGATGCGCCGGCCCGAGGACCAGTTCGTCTATGAGGCGGTCCCGGTCGGAAGCTTCGAGGACGCGGTCTGCGCCGCCATCGTGAACCCCGACATCGCGGCCGTCACCATCTACGAGGGCTTCGCCTACGCCTCGCGCCATGACGCGCCGGTGCTTCGCCGCGTCCTCGCCTCGGTCGGCCTCGACAAGCTGGCGGGGGACAGCCGTGACATGACGCTGGCGCTCGCCCGCGGCCTGAAGCGGGTCCGGCCCGACCTCGACATCTACGTCCTGTCGGACCGCCACGTGGAGGAGCTGGCCGGCGACCCGCGCGCCGCGTCCATCAGGCGCGTCCTCTACTCGATCGAGGAGATGCTCGAGCTGCACCTGTCGGTGCTCGAGGGCATCCAGGCGCGCTACGAGACGCCCTTCTTCGATAACCTGAAGAAGTACGCCCGGCGGCCGATCAGCACCTTCCACGCGCTCCCGATCGCGCGCGGCAAGTCGGTCTTCAAGTCCGGCTGGATCCGCGACATGGGCGAGTTCTACGGCCTCAACCTGTTCCTGGCGGAGAGCTCGGCCACCACCGGCGGCCTCGACAGCCTGCTGGAGCCGACCGGCAACATCAAGAAGGCGCAGGACATGGCGGCCCGGGCCTTCGGCGCCGAGCACGTCTTCTTCGTCACCAACGGCACCTCGACCTCCAACAAGATGGTCCACCAGGCGCTGGTGGCGCCCGGCGACATCGTCATCCTCGACCGCAACTGCCACAAGTCGCACCACTACGGGCTCGTGCTCGCGGGCGGCCAGCCGCTCTACGTCGAAGCCTTCCCGATGACCGAGTACTCCATGTACGGGGCGGTGCCGCTGGTCTCCATCAAGAAGGCCCTGCTCGACCTGAAGGCCGAGGGCCGGCTCGACCGGGTGAAGATCGTCGACCTCACCAACTGCACCTTCGACGGCCACATCTACAACACCCGTCGGGTG carries:
- a CDS encoding NapC/NirT family cytochrome c, producing MTEISTPSPAPRAGLLRRTWDFVRRPAATIALGTLLVVGFGAGILFWGGFHWALEMTNTEKFCIGCHEMEENVFAEYKQTIHYQNHSGVRATCPDCHVPREWQHKIVRKIQASKELYGHFITGSIWTKEKFEANRIHLAQSEWRRMKAADSRECRNCHAFEYMDFTKQETRAGRRHQEAVDTGKTCIDCHQGIAHRLPQGGRDAYEEAVKDLQQGAAVQGLERYAAGLGR
- the ppk2 gene encoding polyphosphate kinase 2 — encoded protein: MAKKNDRAVAEATEPSPEPASGKLKRADYDKELARLHGELVALQEWVKQEGLKVCILFEGRDGAGKGGTIKAIMERVSPRTFRVVALPAPSDRERSQMYLQRYLPHLPAAGEVVIFDRSWYNRAGVERVMGFCTEEQARKFLDAVPAVEKAIVESGVILIKFWMEVGEEEQTRRMEERINDPRKIWKLSPMDLESYKRWYDYSRARDEMFEKSDSPWAPWYVVPSDSKRKARLNVINHILKLIPYKRPKRDKIELPKRQKRGDYEPSRYVVKVVEQVY
- the napH gene encoding quinol dehydrogenase ferredoxin subunit NapH, producing MSDRSFFARHRWLLARRLSQAGVLGLFLAGPLLGISIAKGSLASSMTLGLLPLTDPLVLLQSIAAGHGPAATALAGAAIVAAFYALVSGRAYCAWVCPVNPVTDAAHWLRERLGIQSKGWQPRPATRLWMLAMVVAGSALSGMVLWELVNPVTMLFRGLVFGLGFAWTLVLAVFVLDLLVARRGWCSHLCPVGAAYGLLGARSLVRVSATDRAACDDCMDCFAVCPEPQVIVPALKGAGRGHGPVILDRDCTTCGRCIDVCNKSVFRFTHRFDDREGPAGAAPTREVTP
- a CDS encoding decarboxylase, coding for MNHKPADDHRIDHFFSMPSARADGWRALADVAGAWADGRAAVGAVAEAFATATGMEDFHAFPGARLLAALKERLAAGEAKGFAALARRLSAAIVTRDYKYDPAEWETGDETGDTPADILPPTLGRGEARRPYFEMLLVTPGAAVKGAEQSAELRRMRRPEDQFVYEAVPVGSFEDAVCAAIVNPDIAAVTIYEGFAYASRHDAPVLRRVLASVGLDKLAGDSRDMTLALARGLKRVRPDLDIYVLSDRHVEELAGDPRAASIRRVLYSIEEMLELHLSVLEGIQARYETPFFDNLKKYARRPISTFHALPIARGKSVFKSGWIRDMGEFYGLNLFLAESSATTGGLDSLLEPTGNIKKAQDMAARAFGAEHVFFVTNGTSTSNKMVHQALVAPGDIVILDRNCHKSHHYGLVLAGGQPLYVEAFPMTEYSMYGAVPLVSIKKALLDLKAEGRLDRVKIVDLTNCTFDGHIYNTRRVMEECLAIKPDLVFLWDEAWFGFARWSPFLRPRTAMGAAEAIEDWMHDPASVEAYELQQQDLGPNPTTEVLLATRLVPDPRKIRLRVYQTNSTHKSMSAIRQGSMVLVKDVDFHTVESQFHEAVFTHASTSPNQQLIASLDVARRQMELEGYGLVMNAIEIALAIRRQVNTHPLISKYFRIVGADGMVPAAYRESGFVDYLAPGTTWAEALETMRNDEFCLDPTRMTLVCGTAGFDGTQFKALLANQYGIQLNKTSRNSVLLQSNINNTRSDVAQLLRVLIEICTDIDRRLAHGGADEQAAFDARVKSLMTDVPDLPNFSRFHDVFRGDAGDRTPEGDMRTAFYAAYDAPGCEYVKLNGAECDRRLREGPEMVSANFVIPYPPGFPIMVPGQVITQETIDFMRKLDVKEIHGYEAAKGLKLIRPDAVLAKTKR
- a CDS encoding HlyD family secretion protein, giving the protein MLELMLCSMFTLLPDWLYRRFVQGKRFGREITIYSVWYELRYGITGCLFLTVMLITVIFYFHPASTNVATLFRSIPILPDGSGRVAEVYRDIRGEVKAGDPIFRLDDSTQRAAVDTARRKIEETEAAMKVAQVELGAADSRIAEAEAALEQAQNEYDTRAELLRRNAATVSVREVERLKVQVDGRQAAVQTARVNKQSLEVQLSTLLPSQKASAEAALAQAQVELAKTVVKAGVDGRLEQFTLKVGDIVNPFMRPAGILIPATSGRRAVVAGFGQIEAQVMKPGMIAEITCAAKPMAIIPMVVTEVQDVIASGQVRPTDVLVDPSKIGGLGGTITVFMEPLFAGGTDDLPPGSACVANAYTSNHEALQDPNISTGRWVFLHLVDTVALVHALILRIQAIMLPVQTLVFKGH
- a CDS encoding nitrate reductase cytochrome c-type subunit, which encodes MNKFVTIATLAAALAVLGTGIGVSQQTGQELKGLRGGVAPEVDLAPGDVPKQDTAGRFSRAYRQQPPLIPHQIDRYQIDWRTNQCLGCHDWSVAAKQGAPTLSMTHYLDRDGRQLDSIPGTRWFCNQCHVPQADTKELVTNTFKPSTDVK
- a CDS encoding amino acid ABC transporter substrate-binding protein, whose product is MPAIAYPVAVIAALIGGFGEVRGDELSGTLKRINERGTITIGHRDASVPFSFYDEGKRPVGYAIDLCNAVAERIRSALKRPDLQVAYVLVTPQNRLSMVAEGKVDMECGSTTNTLARQEQVDFSAITFTTGTRLLVRKAAGAREIEDLQGKSIGVVGGSTNEKAVKAMIDAGTLKDLRLVAFPGYAEAGAALEGGRVDAVATDDVILFGLLSRSPAKGELAVVGRLLTYDPYGIMLPRNDSSFRLVVNRTLADLSRSGEIRRLHARWFDPVGVPLSPLLDAAFTLQALPE